NNNNNNNNNNNNNNNNNNNNNNNNNNNNNNNNNNNNNNNNNNNNNNNNNNNNNNNNNNNNNNNNNNNNNNNNNNNNNNNNNNNNNNNNNNNNNNNNNNNNNNNNNNNNNNNNNNNNNNNNNNNNNNNNNNNNNNNNNNNNNNNNNNNNNNNNNNNNNNNNNNNNNNNNNNNNNNNNNNNNNNNNNNNNNNNNNNNNNNNNNNNNNNNNNNNNNNNNNNNNNNNNNNNNNNNNNNNNNNNNNNNNNNNNNNNNNNNNNNNNNNNNNNNNNNNNNNNNNNNNNNNNNNNNNNNNNNNNNNNNNNNNNNNNNNNNNNNNNNNNNNNNNNNNNNNNNNNNNNNNNNNNNNNNNNNNNNNNNNNNNNNNNNNNNNNNNNNNNNNNNNNNNNNNNNNNNNNNNNNNNNNNNNNNNNNNNNNNNNNNNNNNNNNNNNNNNNNNNNNNNNNNNNNNNNNNNNNNNNNNNNNNNNNNNNNNNNNNNNNNNNNNNNNNNNNNNNNNNNNNNNNNNNNNNNNNNNNNNNNNNNNNNNNNNNNNNNNNNNNNNNNNNNNNNNNNNNNNNNNNNNNNNNNNNNNNNNNNNNNNNNNNNNNNNNNNNNNNNNNNNNNNNNNNNNNNNNNNNNNNNNNNNNNNNNNNNNNNNNNNNNNNNNNNNNNNNNNNNNNNNNNNNNNNNNNNNNNNNNNNNNNNNNNNNNNNNNNNNNNNNNNNNNNNNNNNNNNNNNNNNNNNNNNNNNNNNNNNNNNNNNNNNNNNNNNNNNNNNNNNNNNNNNNNNNNNNNNNNNNNNNNNNNNNNNNNNNNNNNNNNNNNNNNNNNNNNNNNNNNNNNNNNNNNNNNNNNNNNNNNNNNNNNNNNNNNNNNNNNNNNNNNNNNNNNNNNNNNNNNNNNNNNNNNNNNNNNNNNNNNNNNNNNNNNNNNNNNNNNNNNNNNNNNNNNNNNNNNNNNNNNNNNNNNNNNNNNNNNNNNNNNNNNNNNNNNNNNNNNNNNNNNNNNNNNNNNNNNNNNNNNNNNNNNNNNNNNNNNNNNNNNNNNNNNNNNNNNNNNNNNNNNNNNNNNNNNNNNNNNNNNNNNNNNNNNNNNNNNNNNNNNNNNNNNNNNNNNNNNNNNNNNNNNNNNNNNNNNNNNNNNNNNNNNNNNNNNNNNNNNNNNNNNNNNNNNNNNNNNNNNNNNNNNNNNNNNNNNNNNNNNNNNNNNNNNNNNNNNNNNNNNNNNNNNNNNNNNNNNNNNNNNNNNNNNNNNNNNNNNNNNNNNNNNNNNNNNNNNNNNNNNNNNNNNNNNNNNNNNNNNNNNNNNNNNNNNNNNNNNNNNNNNNNNNNNNNNNNNNNNNNNNNNNNNNNNNNNNNNNNNNNNNNNNNNNNNNNNNNNNNNNNNNNNNNNNNNNNNNNNNNNNNNNNNNNNNNNNNNNNNNNNNNNNNNNNNNNNNNNNNNNNNNNNNNNNNNNNNNNNNNNNNNNNNNNNNNNNNNNNNNNNNNNNNNNNNNNNNNNNNNNNNNNNNNNNNNNNNNNNNNNNNNNNNNNNNNNNNNNNNNNNNNNNNNNNNNNNNNNNNNNNNNNNNNNNNNNNNNNNNNNNNNNNNNNNNNNNNNNNNNNNNNNNNNNNNNNNNNNNNNNNNNNNNNNNNNNNNNNNNNNNNNNNNNNNNNNNNNNNNNNNNNNNNNNNNNNNNNNNNNNNNNNNNNNNNNNNNNNNNNNNNNNNNNNNNNNNNNNNNNNNNNNNNNNNNNNNNNNNNNNNNNNNNNNNNNNNNNNNNNNNNNNNNNNNNNNNNNNNNNNNNNNNNNNNNNNNNNNNNNNNNNNNNNNNNNNNNNNNNNNNNNNNNNNNNNNNNNNNNNNNNNNNNNNNNNNNNNNNNNNNNNNNNNNNNNNNNNNNNNNNNNNNNNNNNNNNNNNNNNNNNNNNNNNNNNNNNNNNNNNNNNNNNNNNNNNNNNNNNNNNNNNNNNNNNNNNNNNNNNNNNNNNNNNNNNNNNNNNNNNNNNNNNNNNNNNNNNNNNNNNNNNNNNNNNNNNNNNNNNNNNNNNNNNNNNNNNNNNNNNNNNNNNNNNNNNNNNNNNNNNNNNNNNNNNNNNNNNNNNNNNNNNNNNNNNNNNNNNNNNNNNNNNNNNNNNNNNNNNNNNNNNNNNNNNNNNNNNNNNNNNNNNNNNNNNNNNNNNNNNNNNNNNNNNNNNNNNNNNNNNNNNNNNNNNNNNNNNNNNNNNNNNNNNNNNNNNNNNNNNNNNNNNNNNNNNNNNNNNNNNNNNNNNNNNNNNNNNNNNNNNNNNNNNNNNNNNNNNNNNNNNNNNNNNNNNNNNNNNNNNNNNNNNNNNNNNNNNNNNNNNNNNNNNNNNNNNNNNNNNNNNNNNNNNNNNNNNNNNNNNNNNNNNNNNNNNNNNNNNNNNNNNNNNNNNNNNNNNNNNNNNNNNNNNNNNNNNNNNNNNNNNNNNNNNNNNNNNNNNNNNNNNNNNNNNNNNNNNNNNNNNNNNNcctttttttttttttttttttttggtttgttatacAGCTTTAGTGATATGTGTTGTCAAGATCCGCTATGGAATATTTTTCCTGTTGTAACCTCTGATGATTTCATAAGTTAagatattgttgatgatgttttATCGTGTTTGAGCTCAGgctgaaatatcaaatatgCTTTATAGTCTCATTAACAGATTCTGACTCTCCATTTTGGTTCctattgtatttttgtttatctaataTGATTGATGATTATACAGAGCGCGCTTAGTGTTGTCTGATTTTTACTATTTGCTATATATTCAGGCCCGTATTAAAAAGATTATGCAAGCTGATGAAGATGTTGGCAAGATAGCTTTGGCAGTGCCTGTTTTAGTCTGTGAGTCATCTTGCTATTGTTGTTTACTTCATTTTCAAAGCAATTGTTTGTTGGAAATTTATAACCCTTTTGGCTAAACTTCATGTTCTGTTATTACAGCGAAATCTTTGGAATTGTTCTTGCAAGACCTTTGTGATCGTACGTATGAGATTACCCTTGAAAGAGGAGCCAAGACCGTCAGCTCATTGCACCTGTAAGCTAAACAGATTGCTTAACCTTTTATTTTTGCTTGTCTTCCTTAACTAAAGAACATTGAAGGGTTTAGTTGAATGCATTGTTAAATTCTAGAGCTTTCACATACTGTGTGGTTTAAGAGTTAATATGATATTGTTAAGCGGAAGAGCTTCCAACTCATAGGCCCTATTTTGGCTGCGTCCAACATTGAGAGGATGTTTGTTTGATGTTACAGAACTTTATACCACGAATTTGGTATAAAGTTCATTTTTGCTCTCTTCATACAGTTTTTGTGATATTACTATTGCATCCACGTTTATCAAAGTGTTTTGCTGTTTACAGAAAACATTGTGTGGAAAGATATAACGTGTTTGATTTTCTGAGGGAAGTTGTGAGTAAGGTGCCTGACTATGGTCATTCGCAAGGGCAAGGCCATGGTGATGTTACCATGGATGATCGCAGCATCTCCAAGAGAAGGTTGgatcttctttgattttttaggtTCCATATGTTCCAGTTACTTATTGATAGTCTGTGCTAAGCTGATGTGAGATGGTTTATCAATACAGGAAGCCCATCAGCGACGAAGTGAATGACAGCGACGAAGAATATAAGAAAAGCAAAACGGTAAGCTCATGTTCTTCTTGGGATACCATGCTTCATCATTCATTTCCTTAGATTCATTGAATATATTGGTATGGTGTTAATCACTGCAGCAAGAGATGGGGAATGCTAAGCCCAGTGGCAGGGGTGGTAGAGGAAGAGGGCGGGGAAGAGGTCGTGGTGGACGAGCTGCAAGAGCAGCCGAAAGAGAGGGTCTCAACCGCGACATGGAACTAGAAACCGCCATAGTGGGACAGCCACCTCCAGAAGACAGTATTAAGATGCATCTATCAGAGTCATCACCacaagagaatgagaagaaagacGTTGATGGCTCAGCAGCATCTAACGAAGACACCAAGCAACACCTTCAAAGTCCAAAAGAAGGCATCGACTTTGATCTCAACTCTGAATCTCTTGACCTAAATGAGACCAGACTGGCACCAGCCACAGGCACAACAAGCAGCGTAGCCACAGCCCCAGAGGAATATTCGGGATGGCCTATGATGGATATTGGCAAATTGGATCCAGCACAGCTTGCCAGTCTGGGTAAGAGGATagacgaggatgaagaagattaTGACGAAGAAGGCTAAGGCATGGCAGTACCATAGGATATATAGAGTAGCAGCGTTTAGCGGTTTGTTTAGAAAATGCTTCCTTCCTTCTGTCGTCAAAATCTTCTTCCTTGCTTCCATTTTATTGTATGAACCAAAGATTGTATGCGCTTTATGAAacttcttaattttattatccTGATATGTTATTTAAGGTTTTATGGTTTACATCATCAGAATTTTAAATATCTTACAGAGTTAAGTTCACAACACTCAGAAGTACATAAACAGAGTAGAGGGACTAGTCATGGTGTTGCTCCATGTGGTTGAGATGAAGAGCACCTTCATGGTTCTTGTGAACTTCCACCTTGAACTTTTCCTCTTTGTCTCCCCTCTTCAACTTCAAAAGCAAGTTGAACTTTGCAGCCTCGCCAGTTACCTGCAGTCCCGTATTTTGTAATAATGAATTCATTAATCTGGCAATCACAACGACTCAGGCTCTAGTATCATATCCAAGGAGAACCACTGTGTTGCTTAGAATCTTTGCTACTTCTAAATGCCAATTTGATCTCACTTACACTTATTTCGTCtctttacaaaatatataagatgAATTCTAGCAAAACATTGTCAAACACTAACAAGTTCCGTATTGAAAACCACTGAGTAAAACTTGTGGAATTAAGGGTGACGATGAGTGAAAGAAAGGCATACCTCAGCGTTAGCATGCATAACCTCCTGAAGTTCGTAGGGGAACAAGGAGTTAGACCTCTGCTGGATGGTCTTGACAGCATGCTCAGCAACGTGCTGCACTTCAGGATCATCTCCTGGAACTTCCCTTGATCCCGATCCATGTTCATCTGATCCACAATACCCAAATTTCATGATCAAAATCTTTCTCAAGCACAATAATCTCTGCCTTTCCTACCAGTAGTAACAAGTCATATTCATACCTTTCTTGCAGCCAAGATCAGAGGGAGTAATGTTACTGGCAGGCTTGAACTCCTGTAACTCCTTGAAGTTCAACCACGGCTTCACCCACACTTTAGCTTCGTAAAGCTTCTTCTCACCTGCCTCGAGGATCTCCAGAGTCAGGTGATGCAGTGTTCCGGCAACAACTTGTTCTTTCGCCTTCACCACTCTCGCAAACTCAAGCAGTGCATTCTACGACGGTCAAAAAAATAAGATCATCCACAACAAAATCAATCTATCGCACAACATAAACGCATCCCATCACCCaaaaaatcaattcaatcaaacaaacaatcacAGGTAACTGAAATCGAGAGATCAAGAGAAAAAAACTCGGGACAAAATTACTCTAATCGTGCTCTGGATCAAGACTATAACAGCATAAAACAGATGTGAAAATCGAAagatgatgagagagagagagagagagagatatggaaCCTCTTTCTTGTTATGCTCATCGACAGCGAAACGAGCGAGGCTCTCGACCTCACCACTGTTCTGATTGGAAGGGACATCGCGAACGCCGCCGAGTAAAGCCATGTCGTCGTTACAAAAGCCTAAATCACTGGCGATCAGAGAGGATATGAACAAGGGGAGAGAGACAACgatgaagaagagtaagaaacgGCTTCTCATTATTCGCAACTTTATTTAGGGGGCCGGTGctgtatttttagatatttttcgtTTCTCAGTCGTCGACATGTCAATTCGTGAACGCTTGGAATTTATCCACTTACAGTTAATTCGCCGTGTACCGgataaaaatgttttcaaattgGTTTGATGCTGGTTTAGTTGGTAcactgttttaattttttagttcaATTTAATGAAAACATGTTTTACTACTTATTTGATTGGATGCATATGTAGTAAGAAAAGAGTATCAATTTGGGTTTTAGATTGGTTTAATTCGGCCTCAATCGGTGGTTAAGCCACCCAAAATTTAAGAGAGAAACCCATACCGCCTAGCTTTTACACTCGAAAATGATGGTGGAGATAGCGGCACACTGGCACGTTATACGAAACGTGTCGGCAGAGTCGCACAGAAATTGTCAAACATCTTTACTTGTAAATTGTAATCAaaagtatatacatatactttTGTCTATGCAATCTCATCTACCAGAGCCCATTTAAAGGCCCACAGGTAACAAAATCACAACAACATTAACGTgcgtagatttttttttttttttttttctttgtcgcAAGATtgtattcacatatttaaactGAATGTGTATCatatatatgagcttgatttaTCGAAAGATATAAGTCACGAGAGTTGCAAGAAATTGCTCCCCTTTGGAAATGTGAGGAACTGCGGAAAAATTGGTAATTTCATACCCCAGCTAAGAGGGTATGTTGAATTCCTATTCCAGATTTAACACTGAGCAAATTCATACATTAagttcaataaaattcaaattcactaCCTTAACTCGTAAAACCGTGTTAAAACATACACAAGCCGTAACGGTGTTAAGAAACCGTTAACGGCTGCTTACGTGGAGGCCTCATAAGAAACGACGtcattttgagaaacaaaaaaagagcttATTTTGACTAAAACGACGttgtttctatcttcttcttttccttttcttcttttccaactggcgtttcttcttccccttttctGCTTTAGCTGCTGAAACTGCACAAGAAGACAAACgaaaaaacaaaccaatttgCACTatctctcacacacacaacaaaagattcagaaaaatcaaatctttagaGGATTGTCGATAGTGATTGATTACTTGGATAGCTTGTAGCTTATGATGGTATGGGAGAGATTGACGGTGGCTGTAGTAACCGGTGTCGTTGCTAGGGTTGTTTTTAACGACGGTGGCAGAGGCAGAGGAGGAAAGTTTTGTGGGAGGAGCAAGAAGTCCTCTGCCACTATTATGGTAGTGTTCGTCGATGATACTCATCGTGGCTACTTCCTCCGTCGCGGCACAGTACAGATCCCATGAAGAAACTCGGGAATTATAATTCTGGTTCAATCTCTGAATCCGGAAACAGCAGTTGGTTCTGGTGACACACAGAGGCACACTTTTTATACCCAACGCCTAAAGAACCATCAAAAagtaaataacttttaaaaacccCCAAATAAAAACCGTATGAAAATAGAAAGATGATTGAGAACGGTTTAAGGTAGACATCGAACTACCTTGGTGTTGTTACCGGCGGGAAAAGAGTGATCACCGCAAAATCCACTGGAGAAATAATTTTGCAGAGATGACTGAACTATCTGCCGAGTCAATCCGGCTTAACTTCTCATCGTCACCTTCCTTCTCCATAGACCATGTGTTATTAAGCTTAAAGGCAGAGCGAAAAAGCCCCAAATCCAAAATGCGGCTCGTAAGAGAAGGAGTCATCGAGTCCACCAGCGTTGTTCTCTTTCTCAACGAGAAAATCGTTGTCAGTGAGAAACTTTGTCGGAAGCCAAAACTCAGCATCACcgggaaagaagaaaaggggaagaagaagacagaaacgacgtcgttttagccAAAAGAagctctttcttttatttctcaaaacgacgttgtttctTACGTCGCTTCCACGTAAGCAGCCGTTAACGGTTTCTTAACACCGTTACGGCTTGTGTATGTTTTAACACGGTTTTACGAGTTAGAGtagtgaatttgaattttattgaactTAATGTATGAATTTGCTCTATGTTAAAGCTGGGGTAGGAATTCAACATACCCCCTTAGCTGGGATATGAAATTACCGATTTTCCGAGGAACTGCCAAAAATGCTGAAACATACCTAAAACGTGCTGATAACCGATTAAAAAAACAGCTAAATAATGGTATCTATCTTAGATTAGATGTCGTCTGTGTTGTGCAGACACCATATATAGGATGAGTTTTAAATATGTGATTGAgttaaaacttttgttttgatatGATATGCAATCGTAGAAACAGTTTGATAGAAAAtcgataatactaaaaaaaaattattttcttagaaCGTTCATTTACTTATTTTAGGGTTCTTGTCTATCAATTAATTGTAGttctaatttaaattaatcTAGGATTTATCCCCTGGTACACTACAGCtccatttcttttatttttttgtttgttttataaatcaataactCTGTGCATTCtgaataaattaattcaaataattataacaaatagatccaaaatttaagttatatttatgtgttatttttgtttagtataagattatataattgtagTTGACtgttaattataagatttaacCCACAGTTTACCgcaaaataatttgttctctatattatcataaattactcaatttaatatatctaatagTCTAATATTCATAATGttagcaaaataatgaaatgataaattatctgtataacaccaaattaatgataattaaatttatattcatattgatCCAAATCATTCGcacaatataattttattgcctgttattttaacttttaattgtaaatattcattatatattaaataactcaaatgtcaaataatatatatctggaaatacttgtttggttacaaaaattccaaaacaatttttaaatatatatctgtttataaaaattcaaattatatcaCATgctgaaaaaatctaaaatttaattaactttatgtattaaatagtaattcaaataattaaatataagattaaataaaagtgaaaggagaattctaatttaatataacatattgctttaaattaggtagatagatttgagaaaattaatattatcaaataaagaaatgattgtgtttggctgtaaagattgtagagaatttagttgagacttatttggatacaaagataagagaggatgatacaaaaatgtatttcaaaagtatatatttaaattacttGTGTGAAAATATTTTCAGAACTACTGTAGGGAAATTCAAGTTTACGTTTTGGTTGGATGCTCGTCTGTGATTCGGCCTCTATCGGTTAagttacacaaattaaaaagtatacCAATTGGTCCTAAGACCACTTCCattggtaaatttttttaaaagatggatgtctttaaaaaataataataataatgtaaacctcattttttttttgtcttccgtTTAACattaatattctttttgtaaGACACTcacatttaaattaataataaattaattataaaaaatgattaaaacgcTCATTAAGTATCATTAATAAAGATGCTCTAAAATGATCTACCAAATATTTTCAGACGTCGAAAAGGTCTTTTGAATCTAAAAACAAAGCAAGTATATAAAAGAGTTTTATTTAGATTGATATTTCTTCTTGTATACaaagctaactttatataaaagAGACTTATTTGGTTTGATATTCCCTTGGATACATGGCTAACTTTATATAGAAGAGTCTTTATTTAGTTTGATATTCGCTTACTGTTTGGATACAAAAGCTTCATAATGATCCTCTCTCCTCCTTAAAAAGCAGCATCGAGGGTGACCTCCTTAACAAAGGGCTGTTGGTTGTAGCAATCGAGGTTTTGTCCAGGATCAACCCTCAACATGTCACAGTACCTCTCATAATACTGGATACGATCCTTGGCGATCGGGTTTCTGCCAATTCCACACTCATTTCCGCcgttaataatatttgtaatcaCTCCGTAACCCGGAGATCTATTCGCCTCATAGTCGACTCTAGAAGGGTTCCACTGACCGGTGATCACGGCGTGGCACGACGGTTTGGGAGGCTGAGCAGTCATCCAGAACCAAATCGCGGTTTTGAAAGCGATCACTGTGTCATTAACCACGA
The Camelina sativa cultivar DH55 chromosome 15, Cs, whole genome shotgun sequence DNA segment above includes these coding regions:
- the LOC104745465 gene encoding dr1-associated corepressor-like (The sequence of the model RefSeq protein was modified relative to this genomic sequence to represent the inferred CDS: added 33 bases not found in genome assembly), which gives rise to MRKKLDTRFPAARIKKIMQADEDVGKIALAVPVLVSKSLELFLQDLCDRTYEITLERGAKTVSSLHLKHCVERYNVFDFLREVVSKVPDYGHSQGQGHGDVTMDDRSISKRRKPISDEVNDSDEEYKKSKTQEMGNAKPSGRGGRGRGRGRGRGGRAARAAEREGLNRDMELETAIVGQPPPEDSIKMHLSESSPQENEKKDVDGSAASNEDTKQHLQSPKEGIDFDLNSESLDLNETRLAPATGTTSSVATAPEEYSGWPMMDIGKLDPAQLASLGKRIDEDEEDYDEEG
- the LOC104745464 gene encoding cysteine proteinase inhibitor 6 encodes the protein MRSRFLLFFIVVSLPLFISSLIASDLGFCNDDMALLGGVRDVPSNQNSGEVESLARFAVDEHNKKENALLEFARVVKAKEQVVAGTLHHLTLEILEAGEKKLYEAKVWVKPWLNFKELQEFKPASNITPSDLGCKKDEHGSGSREVPGDDPEVQHVAEHAVKTIQQRSNSLFPYELQEVMHANAEVTGEAAKFNLLLKLKRGDKEEKFKVEVHKNHEGALHLNHMEQHHD